In Thermoplasmata archaeon, the genomic stretch CCGAGGACACACTAGGTGAGAACGATGGCCACAGGAACACGATGGGTGACACTAGTCCCGATCCGCAATATGAACCGCGCCATCCGGTTTTACACTAAGGCTCTTGGGGGTAAGGTCGTGTACCGAGGAAGGGGCGCGATGAGGAACTTCTGGGCCGCACTCACGGTCGGTGGCAGTGATATCTGGTTGGTTACCCCGCAGAAGCGCGAGAAGAGATCCCAGGCGTACTCCGTGCTCCTCGTTAAGAATGCCAGATCAACCGTAGCCAGGCTGAAGGCCAAGGGTGTGAAGTTCCAGCGACCCGAGCGAATGAGTCGGGAATCGAAGCTGGACGGTTCGATCGCTTACGACTCCTTTGGCGTGTCCGCGTTCTTCAAAGATACCGAGGGTAATCTCTTGATGCTCTGGCAGAACTTCCCTCCCATGTGACGGAGGACTAGCCCGCGCCGGAGCGCTCGAAGTACAGGCATCCATCGTCGACAATCGGTCGACGAGCCACCCGATTCGAGGACAGATTGTCCCACCCGCGGCCGGGAACTACATTCAAAGGGCTTTGACCCCAAACTCGCAAGTCGGGCAGCTTCGGGGTCCGCAGAGGAGGTTCCGCAACCGACTGGGTCACCACCCTACCCTGGAGGCTAGGGACCTCGATTCGCCCGGTCGGACGACTTTTCATATCGAGAGGTTATAGGGACCTGATGGCGGATCCAGCTCCGTCCCCCCGTATCGACCCCTCGATCGCGCTAGGTGTAACGGACGAGTGGAAGGAGGCTCGGCTTGTTGTGGATAACGCTGACACCCAGTTGGCCGGGTTGCGGCAATACGGAATGACCTTCGTCGCAGGATTGCTCGCCGCTCAGGGGTTGATCGAGTTTCCCTTGAACTCATCGTCGCAGGCGGTACCCAACACGGTGAAGCTCGCGATTATCCTTGCCAGTTACGCCCTAATCCTAGGAATCTTCGATCTCGATCTGCGAACTCGGATGATCCAGAGAGGAGCCGCTCAGAGAGCGGTCGAGTTGGAAGGCACAAGCCCGATTGCCAGCGATGGAATGCGACTGACCGAGACAATCGGGGAGTCGTACGCGCCGTGGAAGTCTATTGCCTCCATAGATGTCCTCTACATCGTCTTCCTCTCCGCCACTACGATTCTTGGTTTCGGGGTGCTCGGCGCTAGCCTCCTCGTCTTCTCCTACAACGCGCTTGTCCTGGGGCTCGTCTTTCTTGGCTGCGCCATCCTGATAGTGGTCGCCGGCGGGGACCTCAAGGGAAAGCGAAGTCGAGGATCGCGGTTCTGGCTCAAGAGGGTTTGAACCAAGACAAGTTTCCCTCTCCTTCGGGCTCATAACGGTGGGATCGTCCGCGAGTAACTGCGGAGGCCGATTCGGATTCTATCTCGATTCTTAGTCTGCAGCCCGTAGAGCACGGAGTACGCGGGCACCGCGTGACGATGAAAAGTGAGTCGTCGGCTAACCGAGGCGGAGTCTCCCAACGCTCGATCGATGATTCGGGCCGCGAACCCATCGGCCAGAGGAAGGCCCGTGAGGTTCCCGACCGGATCCTCATAACAGGCGCTCTCCCAGTCCAATATCCCGGCGACTCCACGATCGTTGACGATGATGTGGTAGGGGAACAGATCTCCGTGATTGAGCGTTGGGGGACGCTTGAGACTCGCCTCGTCCCGGAGGAAGGATTCCCAGTACGTGCGGTCTCGTGCTCGCACTGCGGGCGAGAGAAGTGGGTGAACCCGTCTCCGGATTCTTGGATAGAGCGTCCTCCATCGAGCCGTGCGCCCTCGCTCCGCGCTCCACTCGACCCCGAGCCATCGCCCGAGGTGTCGCGGAAAGCGCTCCAATGCTTGAAGGGTTCTGAGGATGTCCGCCTGCCATTGCCGTGAGATCGCCCCGTAGAGATTGCGAGTAGGTAGGGGCCGACCCACGATCTTGGGATAGATCACCAGGCGGAGTCGGCCGTCGGCGTCCTTGCAGATGTGCTTGTACTGAGGCACAGGAACCGGAAGCCGCAGGGCTAGCTTGTTCAGGAGCCGGGCTTCAGCCTCCACCCGGCGGGAATCCTCCAGACCCCGGGGAAAGCGGACTATCCACTCGTGGTTCACCTCTAGGATGAACGATCCCCAGCCGGTATCGATCGGTCGAGCGTGATGGATGCCGAAGGAAGGCAGCAACCGGGCCAAGAGGTGGCGGTACGGTCGGGGATCTGTCGGGTTGGGCATCGCGTTGATATCCCCAGATCTCCGGGAGCTTCATGAGAGGTTCGGCGACTCGAGAGTGCGGAACCCGCCGTCGAACGGCGCGCCGCAACGCGGCGATGGAGAACACCTCACTCTCGGACTGGCTGGGAACCGGCCACCGGTTGGCCCCGCTCTGGTACGTTGATCCAGTTGATCCAGTCGATCCAATCGAAGATCGGAGGATCGACATCGAACTGCCAAAGCAAGGCATTGAGTTCGCCTCGATGCTGGAGCTCCTCCTCGACGAGGTGCCAGAGCATATCGCGGACAGAAAGCACGAGATCGCTAGGAAATCCTCCGCCCTTAGGGATTCGGAAGGTTCGGTCGAGATCCTCCTCCGTGAGTCCGTTGAGGAATCGTACCATCTCCGCACGAACCTGGTCCTCGTACAGGCGGACCTCGTCTAGGGAAGGATCCGGGCCGAGATCGATGTACGGAGCCTCCTCCTCACCCACGGACGCCTTCTGGATCCAGATCCGATTCGCATCCAGGGTGTGCTCCATGATTTTGAGCAATGTCGGATAGGACGCGCCACGCTCTCGCGTGAGCTCCTTCCGGGGCAACCTCGCGAATGTCTCCAGATAGCCGCGACGGGCCCGGGCGTTGAATGCGAACCAGTCCCGGATCGTGTCAAGCTCCCGCATAATATCGAGAGATTAGAGTCGGAGATAGCTCCATGCCGGGCCCCTTGCTCCGGACCGTCTCTCAGATTCGTGCGAGGAGTCTCGCGCGCCGACCGTAGCTTCGCCTGCCGGGGAAGGAGAAAGTTGGCGCCCTAAGGAGCCCGGCGGCGGGAGCGACTCCACGCCACTAATGCGATCGCTATGACGACCACTCCCACCACCGCACCTATTGCGACGAGTTCGAGAGTGGAGAAGTTGGAGCTATTCCCGGAAGTGGGTGGCGTGTTCGCCACCGACATGCTCCCGGTCATCGAGGGAAAGTGGATCAAGCAAACGAATTCGTAGGCGCCGAGAGTGGTCGGAGCTGTGAAGGTTGCGGAGTACTGCTGGCCCACTATCGGCCCGAGGCTCAAGTTCACGATCGGTGCATGGGCATTGAAGAATGCCCGGACCTGGGCCGGGGTGGAGGAGGACGGGATCGTGACATTCACCACTGGAGAGAGAGTGAAGGTATGGTTGAAGTTCGCAAGCTGTGTGACGGTCAGGTCGACGGTAGTTCCTGGCGACACTGTGAACGTGTTCGGCACGAAGCTGAACGAGCCGGTCGCGCTGACGTTGACAAACTCAGCGGTCGTGGGTACGGAGACCTCCGCATGGGTCACGGCCGGGAAGACACCAAATAGCACCACCGCGACAAGGGTCACGCTAAGGATGAGAGAAGTCAGCTTCCCGGACCAGCCATCCTTGGTGGATGGGGATCGGGGGCGAAGGCCCACGGAACGGGCGGTCATTACATCATCAACAAACTGTCGGTCAGCATTCATATCCCTTTGGTGATGGTCCGTGAAGATCGACACGAGCCTCGTGCGCTGCCTCCCGGAGCTCGGCGCCCCGGACTCCGGCAAGCTACTCTGTTGAAGAACTCGATCCGAGCCTCGTCGGATCGCTAAGCTCCGAGGGCCCGTGAATGGCGATGCTCGTTCCGCGTGAGGGAATCATGCCGGGAGAATAGTGTACCTTTGTCAGCAGAGAAGAGTCGCGTCTATCTGGAACAAGTCGAGAGGTGCCGTTTCACGGTTTGCTTCGCGGAGGTCCCTTCTCGGATTCACCGTCGACGGGGCCGACCGGACCCGTTCGATCGCTCTGTCGAGACCTTTCTCAACTCTGCACCGTGTCCGAGGCCGTACGCGAGGGGATAGCGATCGATCGCACCGTCCGTTATAGCTGATCGAGGATTCGCCGACCCTCTCTAGAGCGCGATCCGATGTCGCGGAGGAACTGCCCACCTCGTCAACTTCATTCTCCGGCTTCTCCTGGGGTGCTCAATGGAGCAGGGAAGGCTCTGGCTTGGCTCGATCGTCATCGACTGCACCGACGTCCCTCGCATGATCGCGTTCTGGACGGAAGCACTCCACTACATCCCACGCGATCCCCCCGGGCCCGATGGGGTCGTCCTCAAGGATCCCGAGGGCCGGGGTCCGAACCTGTCACTGTACCTCACCCGGGAAGGGCCACTCCGAGATTATCGCCTTCATCTAGACCTCTATTCCTCGCATCCGCAGGAGGAGACCCAACGACTTCTCGGGCTCGGGGCGACGCTCGAACGATCGATGGCGCCAGGGCAAGACTTCGTAACGTTGGCCGACCCGGATGGCAATTTGTTCGATGTGATCGACAAGCGGGGCTGGTCGTACGGGCAACGCGTTTAGCCAGGATTCCTCGCCTCGGGGTTCCCGACGAACGCGGACCGGTACTGGGCTGCCACCGTTCAGCGCGCGGGCGAGCCGCCCGCCTGTCTCTTCTTCAGAGAACGGCGATAGTCCGCCTCCAGCGCACGACCGAATCCTCGCCACATTTGGAGCAGCTCGCGCTCGAGCACCGCCTTCGAGGGTTGACTCCGCTGCCTCAGCCCGGGACGACGCCGCATCGTCAAGGTGAGCCGGGTGCGATTCCGATCGAGTTCCGCGAGACGGTAGCCGATCCGCGCCGTTCGGACGTTCCCGATGGAATCGGCTCTCCAGCCGTGGGGTGGGTCGAGTGTGACGAGGGTGCGTCGCCAGCGCCACCCGTCGGGCTCCCACCAGAGATCCTCGTAGACGACCTTGTGCTTCGAGCGCTCGAGGATGCGCCGATCGTACGTCTCTCCCGTGAAGGTGCCGTCGTCCGGCTGGTAGTCCGTACACCAACGATAGACGAACGTCCTCGGCGCTCGGAACTCGACATGGATTCTGTACTGGGGCGGGGGCCATCGTTCCATACGCGTCCGCGCAGTCGCGAGGGTGTTCAATTGACTTCCGGAAGCACGAAGGCTGACCCTCGATCGGGGAACGAGCTCCACCCGATCCGCCGGGAGAACCTCGGCCGAGAGGCTTTCCGGACCGCCCTTTTATAGCAGCTCCTATGTCCCGCAGTTCATGGCGGGACTTCCTCCCGTGCACTCCCCCCAAGGTCGATCTTCCCGGCCAGCACAAGAGATCTTCGGCATCGTCGTGCTAGTGACCCTCCTGACCATCGCAACGCCCCTCTCAGTGGCGGCAGCTGCCACGAACGCGGCGGCACCGACCGATCGAACTCATCTTGCCACGGAGAGCACACTCACTATGGGGAGCCCAGGCGGGAGCGCGTACGTCGCGTACACCCTTGATACCCTCAACAACGTGCTCTACCCTCAAAACTCCCAGCTGAACTCCTGCAACGGGCAACGCGCGGCGCCCTATGTCATCCATGAACCGGACGGCCCGCTGGGGGTTCTCGCCCTTCCCGGAACCGGCGAACTGTTCGTCAGCTGCTCGAGCAACAACGTGCTGGTGGTGAACTCCACGACCGGCGGGATCCTCGCCGACATCCCCGTAGGTCTGTATCCGGTGGCCCTGACCCAGAGCAATCAGATCTGGGTGGCGAACTTCTACTCCGACAATCTCAGTGTGATCTCTCCGGCCACGAATCGGGTCGTGGCATCCGTGCCGCTGCCAACGGGGGCCCGGCCGACGGGGGTCGCGAAGAACTTCGGGAACGGGAACATCTACGTCACCGAATCCGGACTCTCGACCGTGGCCGTGCTCTCCGACGTGACCGACCGCGAGATCGCCGCCATCCCCGTGGGATCGCAACCCTACGGCATCGCCTACAACGGTCTGAACGGACTGATCTACGTCGCCAATCGAGGTTCGGACTCGGTGAGCATCATCTCCAGCCTCACGAATGCCGTGGTCGCCATCGTAGCCGTCGGCATCCACCCCATCGCGCTGGCCGTGGATACGGACACCGGCAACGTCTTCGTCGCGAACGATGGCTCGGACAATGTGAGTGTCATTTCGGTCTCGACCAACTCCGTCGTCGCCAATCCTGCCGTCGACATCGATCCGGAAAGCTTGGCCTATAGCGCGCAGAGCCACCAAGTCTACGTAGCGAACAACGCATCGTACACGGTGTCGGTCATCAACGCCACGACCTACGCCATCGTGGCCGACATTCCCGTGGGCGTCCATCCCATTGCCGTGAGCGCCCAACCAGACGGGATTTACGTGGCGAACCAGGGCTCGTTCAACATCAGCGTGATTTCTCCGTCCACCAATCAGGTCGCACGAACTCTTCGCGTGGGAGCATCCCCCCGCGGCCTCGCCTACGATCCCGCGACGAACAAGCTGTTCGTCCCCATTGGAGGCAGTCCCGGAGTGGATGTCATCGATCCGAGCGCGAACCAGGTTCTTACGACCCTCCAGAGCGGGAACGAGCCGGCCTTCGCGGTGTACGATCCGGCGACCCAGCTCATCTATGTGGACAACCATCTCGGGGACAACATCAGTGCGATCAACGGAACCACCGATGCGGTCGTCGGCACGATCGCGACCGGGGACGGGCCCACGAGCATGGCGATCGACCCGGCGACGGGATACATGTACGTAGGGATCGGGCACGCCGGTTTCGTCGAGACGATCGATCTGGCCACCCGGACCATAGTCGCCAATATCACCGTGGGCAAGACTCCGTATGGCCTCGCGTACGTTCCCCAGGGTCCGGGAGAGATCTACGTTACGAACTACGGGTCCAGCAGCGTCAGCGTGATCGACACCGCGACGAACACGGTCACCGCGACCCTCCCCGTCCCGGCTGGGCCCACGCTCATGGCGTACGACGGTTCCGATGGCACTCTCTACGTTTCCTCCTTCCTGACCAATGTCGTGTTCGGGATCAACGTCAGCACGAACGAGATCACCGGAACGATCCCCGTTGGGGGCGAGCCGGAGGGGATCCTCGCGAATGGCCCCTCGGGCCTGATGTACGTCGCCGACTATGGATCCGGGAACCTCTCGGTGATCTCCGTGCCTCTCCAGCGCACGGTGGGCTCGATTGCGGTGGGTGCGGAGCCGATCGCTGCCGGCCAGCTTCCGAATGGGTTTGTCTATGTTACCAACACCGGCAGCAGCTCAATCTCGATCCTGTCGAACATCACTCTGAGCGCAGTAACGGTGCAGCCTTCGAGCGTATCGGTGAACATCAACTCGAGCCTCGCGCTGACCAGCTCGATCAGTTGTACGGGGGGCGCGTGCCCCACGAGCACTGCCTTCACCTGGAATGTCAGCTCCTCGCTCGGGCAACTTACCAATAGTTCGGGCAGCGCGACCACGTTCGTCGCCGGAAGCGCTACGGGATCTCTCACGGTTACTGTGACGGCAGAACTCGGGGGCGCGGTCGTACAAACGTCGGTCCCGGTCACCATCACGTCGAGCTCCTCGAGTTCGGGAAGTACTTTCCTTGGCCTGCCTACCACGGCGGGGTACGTGCTGCTGGGTGGGATTGTGGTGATCGTGATC encodes the following:
- a CDS encoding VOC family protein; the encoded protein is MATGTRWVTLVPIRNMNRAIRFYTKALGGKVVYRGRGAMRNFWAALTVGGSDIWLVTPQKREKRSQAYSVLLVKNARSTVARLKAKGVKFQRPERMSRESKLDGSIAYDSFGVSAFFKDTEGNLLMLWQNFPPM
- a CDS encoding plastocyanin/azurin family copper-binding protein; its protein translation is MTARSVGLRPRSPSTKDGWSGKLTSLILSVTLVAVVLFGVFPAVTHAEVSVPTTAEFVNVSATGSFSFVPNTFTVSPGTTVDLTVTQLANFNHTFTLSPVVNVTIPSSSTPAQVRAFFNAHAPIVNLSLGPIVGQQYSATFTAPTTLGAYEFVCLIHFPSMTGSMSVANTPPTSGNSSNFSTLELVAIGAVVGVVVIAIALVAWSRSRRRAP
- a CDS encoding DinB family protein codes for the protein MRELDTIRDWFAFNARARRGYLETFARLPRKELTRERGASYPTLLKIMEHTLDANRIWIQKASVGEEEAPYIDLGPDPSLDEVRLYEDQVRAEMVRFLNGLTEEDLDRTFRIPKGGGFPSDLVLSVRDMLWHLVEEELQHRGELNALLWQFDVDPPIFDWIDWINWINVPERGQPVAGSQPVRE
- a CDS encoding VOC family protein; translation: MEQGRLWLGSIVIDCTDVPRMIAFWTEALHYIPRDPPGPDGVVLKDPEGRGPNLSLYLTREGPLRDYRLHLDLYSSHPQEETQRLLGLGATLERSMAPGQDFVTLADPDGNLFDVIDKRGWSYGQRV
- a CDS encoding phosphotransferase; the protein is MPNPTDPRPYRHLLARLLPSFGIHHARPIDTGWGSFILEVNHEWIVRFPRGLEDSRRVEAEARLLNKLALRLPVPVPQYKHICKDADGRLRLVIYPKIVGRPLPTRNLYGAISRQWQADILRTLQALERFPRHLGRWLGVEWSAERGRTARWRTLYPRIRRRVHPLLSPAVRARDRTYWESFLRDEASLKRPPTLNHGDLFPYHIIVNDRGVAGILDWESACYEDPVGNLTGLPLADGFAARIIDRALGDSASVSRRLTFHRHAVPAYSVLYGLQTKNRDRIRIGLRSYSRTIPPL